The following proteins are encoded in a genomic region of bacterium:
- a CDS encoding NYN domain-containing protein — protein MERVFIFIDGSNFYHGLKEEIGIRTIDFLKFAFKPCGKRKFVGANYYNVPLKKEYAPDKYKDQQKFFNYIRNLPGYTLKLGHLELRNVELKKGTVILENSKAHVYFVGPIDKVNEILKKDESKTITQIKYLVEKGVDISIATDMLSLAYDDFYDTGILVSGDGDFAYVIKKIQQLKKKIEVAYFPQRKCWHLRQVSDKFISLEKSFFEDLERKETRK, from the coding sequence AGAGGAAATTGGTATAAGAACCATTGACTTTTTAAAATTTGCTTTTAAACCCTGTGGAAAAAGAAAATTTGTTGGTGCAAACTATTATAACGTACCTTTAAAGAAAGAGTATGCTCCAGACAAGTATAAGGATCAACAAAAATTTTTCAATTACATTAGAAATTTACCTGGATACACTCTTAAACTTGGGCATCTTGAATTGAGAAATGTTGAATTAAAGAAAGGTACTGTAATTTTAGAAAATTCAAAAGCACATGTATATTTTGTGGGACCTATTGATAAGGTAAATGAAATTCTCAAAAAAGACGAATCAAAAACAATAACTCAAATTAAATATTTAGTAGAGAAAGGAGTTGATATATCTATAGCAACTGATATGCTTTCACTTGCATATGATGATTTTTACGATACAGGAATTTTAGTAAGTGGTGATGGCGATTTTGCTTATGTAATTAAGAAAATACAGCAATTGAAGAAAAAAATAGAAGTGGCATATTTCCCGCAGAGAAAATGTTGGCATCTAAGGCAGGTAAGCGATAAGTTTATTTCATTAGAAAAATCTTTTTTTGAAGATTTGGAAAGAAAGGAAACCCGAAAATGA